The following is a genomic window from Caldicellulosiruptor danielii.
TTTACATATCTACTTACGTATACCGTTGAAGCACCAGGCCCGTATACCATTGGAATTTTTTTGAGCTGTTCTTCAATATCTCTTTTATAAAGCTCTGTATCAATACCCATATTTTTGAGAATCTTTGCAACAAGTTTATCATCTTCATTCACAAGCGCATAATGAAGATGCTCTGGACTTATTTCCTGATGTTTGTAAACAATTGCTGTATTTTGAGCATCTAAAAGAGCTGTTTGAAGACTTTGAGTAAATATTTCCATATTCATCTTGAATCAACACCTCACAAAAGAAGTAGTATATAGAGTGCAGTATAAAACAATCAGGGAAGGTCTTTGCCTTCCCTGAGGATTTGCTTATTCTATATCAATTGTTCTTACATTCGGTTTCGAAGGTTTTTCTTTTGGAAGTACTATTCTCAAGATTCCGTCTTCGTATTTTGCTTTGATACCATCTTCTTTTACGTTGTCAAGATAAAATGTCCTTGAAAATGCACCATATCTTCTTTCTCGTCTTATAAAGTTTTCTCTCTCTTCTTTTTCTTCTTTCTTTGTCTCTGCTTTGATTGTAAGTTTGTTGTCATAAAGCTCTATTTTGATGTCATCTTTTTTAACCCCTGGAAGCTCTGCTTCTATGATATACTCATTCTCAGTCTCCTTAATGTCAGTCCTCATGAACCTTGTACCTTTCTCAAAAGGAGTAAAGAAATCTTCAAACCAGTCATCA
Proteins encoded in this region:
- a CDS encoding Hsp20/alpha crystallin family protein, with amino-acid sequence MLRDLVPFGRRPFDIMRKLEREFFDIDDWFEDFFTPFEKGTRFMRTDIKETENEYIIEAELPGVKKDDIKIELYDNKLTIKAETKKEEKEERENFIRRERRYGAFSRTFYLDNVKEDGIKAKYEDGILRIVLPKEKPSKPNVRTIDIE